From Solwaraspora sp. WMMD1047, the proteins below share one genomic window:
- the fxsT gene encoding FxSxx-COOH system tetratricopeptide repeat protein yields MTADPPQARRRPGQIITFYSYKGGTGRTMALANVAWILASNGYRVLAVDWDLESPGLHRFFHPLLADPELHTSDGVIDLVRELAEAAVQHQQTVPNGTPAEPVRPDVRRYAVSLDWRFADGGELDLLPAGRQGPAYSATVSTFDWPSFYDRLGGAAFLTDLRQNLRDSYDIVLIDSRTGLSDSAGICTVMLPDTVVNCFTLSTQSIDGAVAVARSIRNLRVDEPIRVLPVPMRVEEGEKNKLDAGREYAWLRFASLLEHLDPEARARYWAEVEIPYKVYYAYEEILAAFGDRPRQPSTLLAAYERLAGVIGGDLERLAPFDDPVRRYWLSKFERTRPRAMTRVLISYAAEDRMWAEWIAGALSEVGLPAVLRDVAAATEAEPGSDQAGAEADQPGPEAWADADLAAVVLSAAYRVPPEIVAWPQRQLGSAPGQRRSNLLTISVDGTTPPAELAEFGALELSGMSAERARGALLAALNRPTAEPPVGGESPDPPRFPADPPRVFWLPLRNSSFTGRRRLLAAIRDHLSARSGAGSVLALAGLGGVGKTQIATEYAHRFAADYDLVWWISSSQSSMVRAGLVDLADKLRIPKTDTTAERIRLLSEALSQGRPYRRWLLIFDSAGEPADLADVLPGGRGHVLVTSRSPAWASAGELIEVRPFGRRESIELLRLRRPALTVDEADRVAERLGDLPLAIEVAGSWLAATGIPVDRYLALVEHQLSRLLTENPPAGYERAGEVTWLLSLDRLRQESPASARLVELLAFFGPEPIPSSLLYSRAFIAAVAGDDPELRDDANYGRLIAQARKYALVSLDEGQGSLQMHRLVQAVIRESLPSETAESYRDQVHQILVAGYPGSSERPEHWPGFANLWPHLVPSRALRSTDEEVRRLVLEVARYLYLRSDTASSADLLRAALDAWSARWPADDQKILKAKMFLGNALRPEADFNSARRYDEEAYAGLMATVGPRHQDTIMCMSGLAADLWVTMELRRARELTEEALRQSTDLLGADHRQTLRATNNVAVSLEQLGEYREARRLHQTAYDGRRRTLGERFPDTLYSANSLGRVLRLTGDLRGSRRLLETGLAVHRDVHGDSHADTLRTAVELSATLRRLWDLDPAYALARETYAAYEATRSAHSLDRLACANTLALTLSALGNQVEAVRLGRECRDRYREAIGVNHIWSLGVAGNLVAYLRRLGEVDEARQLADEVVDGLDAVVGPDHPYTLQCRIIAAHARFVVGEVEQAREIEGRVFAVMTKRFGETHPDRLVAGCNLISSREELGDTDGLAEFRASLLAVASRALGREHQIVEAIARGEREECEIDPGQV; encoded by the coding sequence GTGACGGCAGATCCACCCCAGGCGCGTCGACGGCCGGGCCAGATCATCACCTTCTACTCGTACAAGGGCGGCACCGGGCGGACGATGGCGCTGGCCAACGTCGCCTGGATCCTGGCCAGTAACGGGTACCGGGTGTTGGCGGTGGACTGGGACCTGGAGTCGCCCGGCCTGCACCGGTTCTTCCACCCGCTGCTGGCCGACCCGGAACTGCACACCTCCGACGGTGTGATCGACCTGGTCCGGGAACTCGCCGAGGCGGCCGTCCAGCATCAGCAGACGGTCCCCAACGGGACACCGGCGGAGCCGGTCCGCCCCGACGTCCGCCGGTACGCGGTCTCGCTGGACTGGCGGTTCGCCGACGGCGGCGAGTTGGACCTGCTGCCCGCCGGCCGGCAGGGGCCGGCCTACTCGGCGACCGTGAGCACCTTCGACTGGCCCAGCTTCTACGACCGGCTCGGTGGCGCCGCCTTCCTCACCGACCTGCGCCAGAACCTGCGGGACAGCTACGACATCGTCCTGATCGACAGCCGGACCGGGCTCAGCGACAGCGCCGGGATCTGCACGGTGATGCTGCCCGACACCGTGGTGAACTGCTTCACCCTGAGCACCCAGAGCATCGACGGCGCGGTGGCGGTGGCCCGCTCGATCCGCAACCTGCGGGTCGACGAACCGATCCGGGTGCTGCCGGTGCCGATGCGGGTCGAGGAGGGGGAGAAGAACAAGCTCGACGCCGGTCGCGAATACGCCTGGCTGCGGTTCGCGTCGCTGCTGGAGCACCTCGACCCGGAGGCCAGGGCGCGCTACTGGGCCGAGGTCGAGATTCCCTACAAGGTCTACTACGCGTACGAGGAGATCCTGGCCGCCTTCGGCGACCGGCCCCGGCAGCCGAGCACCCTGCTGGCCGCGTACGAGCGGCTGGCCGGGGTGATCGGCGGCGACCTGGAGCGGCTCGCCCCGTTCGACGATCCGGTGCGGCGGTACTGGCTGTCGAAGTTCGAACGCACCCGGCCGCGGGCGATGACCCGGGTCCTGATCAGCTACGCCGCCGAGGACCGGATGTGGGCGGAGTGGATCGCCGGGGCGCTCAGCGAGGTGGGGCTGCCGGCGGTGCTGCGTGACGTGGCGGCCGCCACCGAGGCGGAGCCCGGGTCGGACCAGGCCGGGGCCGAGGCCGACCAGCCCGGCCCGGAGGCGTGGGCGGACGCGGACCTGGCCGCGGTGGTGCTCTCCGCGGCGTACCGGGTGCCGCCCGAGATCGTCGCCTGGCCGCAGCGGCAGCTCGGGTCGGCGCCCGGGCAGCGCCGGTCGAACCTGCTGACCATCTCGGTGGACGGGACGACACCCCCGGCCGAGCTGGCGGAGTTCGGGGCGCTGGAGCTGTCGGGAATGTCCGCCGAGCGGGCCCGGGGGGCGCTGCTGGCCGCGCTCAACCGGCCGACCGCCGAGCCGCCGGTCGGCGGCGAGAGTCCGGACCCGCCCCGGTTTCCGGCCGACCCGCCCCGGGTCTTCTGGCTGCCACTGCGCAACTCCAGCTTCACCGGCCGCCGCCGGCTGCTGGCCGCCATCCGTGACCACCTGTCGGCCCGCTCCGGTGCCGGCTCGGTGTTGGCGTTGGCCGGCCTCGGCGGCGTCGGCAAGACCCAGATCGCCACCGAGTACGCCCACCGGTTCGCCGCCGACTACGACCTGGTCTGGTGGATCTCGTCGAGCCAGAGCAGCATGGTGCGGGCCGGCCTGGTGGACCTCGCCGACAAGCTGCGGATTCCGAAGACGGACACCACGGCCGAGCGGATCCGGCTGCTGAGCGAGGCGTTGAGCCAGGGCCGGCCGTACCGGCGCTGGTTGTTGATCTTCGATAGCGCCGGCGAACCGGCGGACCTCGCGGACGTGCTGCCCGGCGGGCGGGGACACGTGCTTGTCACCTCGCGCAGCCCGGCGTGGGCCAGCGCCGGTGAGCTGATCGAGGTCCGGCCGTTCGGCCGGCGGGAGAGCATCGAGCTGCTCCGGCTCCGCCGGCCGGCGCTCACGGTCGACGAAGCCGACCGGGTCGCCGAGCGGCTCGGCGACCTGCCGCTGGCGATCGAGGTGGCCGGCTCCTGGCTGGCGGCCACCGGCATCCCGGTGGACCGCTACCTCGCCCTGGTCGAGCACCAGCTCTCCCGGCTGCTGACCGAGAACCCGCCGGCCGGCTACGAGCGGGCCGGCGAGGTGACCTGGCTGCTCTCGCTGGACCGGCTCCGCCAGGAGAGCCCGGCGTCGGCCCGGCTGGTGGAGTTGCTGGCCTTCTTCGGGCCGGAGCCGATCCCCTCGTCGCTGCTCTACAGCCGGGCCTTCATCGCGGCGGTGGCGGGCGACGACCCGGAGCTGCGAGACGACGCCAACTACGGCCGACTCATCGCACAGGCCCGCAAGTACGCGCTGGTCAGCCTCGACGAGGGGCAGGGCAGCCTGCAGATGCACCGGTTGGTGCAGGCGGTGATCCGGGAGAGCCTGCCGTCGGAGACGGCGGAGTCCTACCGCGATCAGGTGCACCAGATCCTGGTCGCCGGTTATCCGGGCAGTTCGGAACGGCCGGAACACTGGCCCGGGTTCGCGAACCTCTGGCCGCACCTCGTCCCGTCCCGGGCGCTGCGCTCCACCGACGAGGAGGTGCGTCGCCTCGTCCTGGAGGTGGCCCGCTACCTCTACCTGCGCAGCGACACCGCGAGCAGCGCCGACCTGCTGCGGGCCGCGCTCGACGCCTGGTCCGCCCGCTGGCCCGCCGACGACCAGAAGATTCTCAAGGCCAAGATGTTCCTGGGCAACGCCCTCCGTCCCGAGGCGGATTTCAACTCGGCCCGGCGGTATGACGAGGAGGCGTACGCGGGACTGATGGCGACGGTCGGACCGCGGCACCAGGACACCATCATGTGCATGTCCGGCCTCGCCGCCGACCTGTGGGTCACGATGGAGTTGCGCCGGGCCCGCGAGCTCACCGAGGAGGCACTGCGCCAGTCGACGGACCTGCTCGGTGCGGACCATAGGCAGACGCTGCGGGCCACCAACAACGTCGCGGTCAGCCTGGAACAACTCGGCGAGTACCGGGAGGCCCGGCGGCTGCACCAGACCGCGTACGACGGCCGACGACGCACCCTGGGCGAGCGGTTTCCGGACACCCTCTACTCGGCGAACAGCCTGGGCCGGGTGCTGCGGCTCACGGGCGACCTGCGCGGCTCCCGCCGGCTGCTGGAGACCGGCCTCGCCGTGCACCGGGACGTACACGGGGACAGCCACGCGGACACCCTCCGCACCGCCGTCGAACTGTCCGCCACCCTCCGCCGGCTCTGGGACCTCGACCCGGCGTACGCCCTGGCCCGGGAGACCTACGCCGCCTACGAGGCGACCCGTTCCGCGCACAGTCTCGACCGGCTGGCCTGCGCCAACACCCTGGCACTGACGCTCTCGGCCCTCGGCAACCAGGTGGAGGCCGTCCGACTCGGCCGGGAATGCAGGGACCGCTACCGGGAGGCGATCGGGGTGAACCACATCTGGTCGCTGGGGGTCGCCGGCAACCTGGTGGCCTACCTGCGCCGGCTGGGCGAGGTGGACGAGGCGCGGCAACTGGCCGACGAGGTGGTCGACGGTCTGGACGCGGTGGTCGGGCCGGACCACCCGTACACGTTGCAGTGCCGGATCATCGCGGCACACGCCCGGTTCGTGGTCGGCGAGGTCGAGCAGGCGCGGGAGATCGAAGGTCGGGTGTTCGCGGTGATGACCAAACGGTTCGGCGAGACCCACCCGGACCGGCTGGTCGCCGGTTGCAACCTGATCTCCAGCCGGGAGGAGTTGGGCGACACCGACGGGTTGGCCGAGTTCCGGGCCAGTCTGCTGGCGGTCGCCTCCCGGGCGCTGGGCCGCGAGCACCAGATCGTCGAGGCGATCGCCCGGGGTGAACGGGAGGAGTGCGAGATCGACCCGGGCCAGGTCTAG
- a CDS encoding TIR-like protein FxsC codes for MALRDVSIASRDARWSFFRHLDGGSDVPAQHPGQMPGSADDARPRLFFFLSYARSDDDPYVEQFYRDLCGEVRVRAGLASSEEVGFFDTHSIGIGATWSSELVDALAESGTFLALCSPRYFVSEACGREWQIFTERVERQQRATGTRSRTIIPAFWLPPRQVPAAVQRLQYDSAAFGPGYRRDGLRQLLRLRRNQDEYLDLLAVLADQIVENASTDPLPAIPPPERVEFVRAPSAFHPANHRAEPTPWQSAAARTDHVHFVIAAPNREEASAVRRDVDYYGEFPVEWAPYLPTMADSLADFARAVAAKRGLTSEVSALSGSGLETAGGRIVVLLVDAWATQIDELRRALVEREIRAAPAETAMVPRNHEDQETHENWRLLSDGLRSVFLRRVAAGEAFAFRPDILSHRAFDEDLQVVLEVARNRVFSQGRGPADEPPGPGRSRPILEGP; via the coding sequence ATGGCTCTGCGGGATGTCTCGATCGCCAGCCGTGACGCCCGCTGGTCCTTCTTCCGCCATCTCGACGGGGGGTCCGACGTGCCCGCGCAGCATCCCGGTCAGATGCCCGGGTCGGCCGACGACGCTCGGCCCCGGCTCTTCTTCTTCCTCAGCTACGCGCGCAGCGACGACGATCCGTACGTCGAGCAGTTCTACCGGGACCTCTGTGGTGAGGTCCGGGTCCGGGCCGGGTTGGCCAGCAGCGAGGAGGTCGGCTTCTTCGACACGCACAGCATCGGCATCGGGGCGACCTGGTCGTCCGAGCTGGTGGACGCGTTGGCCGAGTCCGGTACGTTCCTCGCGCTCTGCTCACCGCGGTACTTCGTCAGTGAGGCGTGCGGTCGGGAGTGGCAGATCTTCACCGAGCGGGTCGAGCGGCAGCAGCGGGCCACCGGTACGCGGTCGCGGACCATCATCCCGGCGTTCTGGCTGCCGCCGCGGCAGGTGCCGGCGGCGGTGCAGCGGCTGCAGTACGACAGTGCCGCGTTCGGGCCGGGGTACCGCCGGGACGGGTTGCGGCAGTTGCTGCGGTTGCGTCGTAACCAGGACGAGTACCTCGACCTGCTGGCGGTGCTCGCCGACCAGATCGTGGAGAACGCCAGCACCGATCCGCTGCCGGCGATCCCGCCGCCGGAGCGGGTGGAGTTCGTGCGGGCGCCGAGTGCTTTCCACCCCGCCAACCACCGGGCTGAGCCGACCCCGTGGCAATCCGCGGCGGCGCGTACCGACCATGTGCACTTCGTGATCGCGGCGCCGAATCGGGAGGAGGCGAGCGCCGTGCGGCGCGACGTCGACTACTACGGCGAGTTCCCGGTCGAGTGGGCGCCGTACCTGCCGACGATGGCGGACTCACTTGCCGACTTCGCCCGGGCGGTGGCCGCCAAGCGCGGGCTCACCTCAGAGGTGTCGGCGCTGTCCGGGTCCGGTCTGGAGACCGCCGGTGGACGGATCGTGGTGTTGCTCGTCGACGCCTGGGCGACCCAGATCGACGAGCTGCGGCGCGCCCTGGTGGAGCGGGAGATCCGGGCGGCGCCCGCCGAGACGGCGATGGTGCCACGCAACCATGAGGACCAGGAGACGCACGAGAACTGGCGGCTGCTCTCCGACGGGCTGCGCAGTGTGTTCCTGCGGCGGGTCGCGGCCGGTGAGGCGTTCGCCTTCCGGCCGGACATTCTCAGCCACCGGGCCTTCGACGAGGACCTGCAGGTGGTGCTCGAAGTGGCCCGCAACCGGGTCTTCTCGCAGGGTCGCGGGCCGGCAGACGAGCCGCCCGGACCCGGGCGATCCCGTCCCATTCTGGAAGGACCCTGA